A window from Candidatus Saccharimonadales bacterium encodes these proteins:
- a CDS encoding WhiB family transcriptional regulator: protein MTNLSDIIGDSELEWRSRAECRSMDPDIFFPAEGDKAAVNVAKSICLVCVVRPECLLDAVITDQTEGIWGGATPRERRRIRRELNLPEHDE from the coding sequence ATGACTAATCTAAGTGATATAATCGGCGACTCAGAACTAGAGTGGCGCAGCCGGGCCGAGTGCAGGTCGATGGATCCTGACATATTCTTCCCGGCAGAAGGCGACAAAGCGGCAGTTAATGTTGCAAAATCGATATGCCTAGTCTGTGTTGTCCGGCCGGAGTGCTTGCTCGATGCGGTTATAACTGATCAAACAGAAGGGATATGGGGTGGCGCGACCCCCCGAGAAAGAAGACGGATTCGACGTGAGCTTAATCTGCCGGAGCACGATGAGTAA